Proteins found in one Thunnus maccoyii chromosome 5, fThuMac1.1, whole genome shotgun sequence genomic segment:
- the LOC121897961 gene encoding nucleobindin-2-like isoform X1, translating into MMVMLKSKALARCGLVLLSLWLCIQSVPINVDKTKEKPEEEELAAPQSADTGLHYDRYLREVIEYLEKDPHFKEKLKNANMEDIKQGKLSKELDFVHHNFRTKLDELKREEMNRLRMLLKAKHDIQGGNGLTVDHQALLKQFEHLNHINPHTFEVEDLDRLIKSATNDLENFDKDRHDEFKRYEIMKEHERRERLKNMNEEDRLKEEQHYEEMKKKHADHPKVNHPGSQDQLKEVWQDTDGLDPADFDPKTFFKMHDTNGDGFFDESELEALFTKELEKVYDHNNEEDDMVEMEEERLRMREHVMNEVDTNKDRLVSLDEFIAATKKDEFLEKDEWETLDNNPVYTEEEMKEYEQHLANEANDINKKSDELQKQREELERKQEELNAQKIGLQQAVEEMEKLKAQKAEVKQPGTTVAEGERAPVVPGNNQPLPSGHPQQDVPVPGHS; encoded by the exons ATGGTGATGTTGAAGAGTAAAGCCTTGGCCCGTTGTGGATTGGTTCTGCTGAGCTTGTGGCTGTGCATCCAGTCAGTGCCTATCAATGTGGACAAGACCAAAGAAAAGCCTGAAGAGGAGGAACTAGCGGCACCACAGAGTGCT GACACTGGGCTACACTACGACCGCTACCTCAGGGAAGTCATTGAGTACCTGGAGAAAGACCCTCACtttaaagaaaagttaaaaaatgcCAACATGGAGGACATCAAG CAAGGCAAACTTTCCAAAGAGTTGGACTTTGTTCACCACAATTTTCGGACCAAGCTGGATGAGCTGAAGAGGGAGGAGATGAACAGGCTGCGGATGCTCCTCAAAGCCAAACATGACATCCAGGGGGGGAACG GCCTGACAGTGGACCACCAGGCTTTGCTGAAACAGTTTGAGCACCTCAACCACATAAATCCACACACTTTCGAGGTGGAGGACCTGGACCGCCTCATCAAATCG gCCACAAACGACCTGGAAAACTTTGACAAGGATCGCCACGATGAGTTCAAGAGGTACGAGATTATGAAGGAGCACGAGAGGAGGGAACGTCTGAAGAACATGAACGAGGAGGACCGCTTGAAGGAGGAGCAGCACTAcgaggagatgaagaagaaacacGCTGACCATCCTAAAGTTAACCACCCT GGCAGTCAAGACCAGCTGAAGGAGGTGTGGCAGGACACAGACGGTTTGGACCCAGCAGACTTTGATCCCAAGACCTTCTTCAAAATGCATG ACACCAACGGAGACGGCTTCTTTGACGAGAGCGAGCTTGAAGCCCTCTTCACTAAAGAG CTGGAGAAGGTTTACGACCACAATAATGAAGAAGATGACATGGttgagatggaggaagagagactGCGAATGAGAGAGCATGTTATGAACGAG GTGGACACCAACAAAGACAGACTCGTGTCACTGGACGAGTTCATCGCGGCCACTAAGAAAGACGAGTTCCTCGAAAAAGACGAGTGGGAG ACTTTGGATAATAACCCCGTGTACACCgaagaggagatgaaagagTACGAACAGCACCTGGCCAATGAGGCGAATGACATCAACAAGAAGTCGGACgagctgcagaaacagagagaggagctcGAAAGGAAACAGGAAGAACTGAATGCTCAGAAGATAGGCCTGCAGCAG GCAGTAGAAGAAATGGAAAAGTTAAAAGCCCAAAAAGCTGAAGTCAAAC AGCCGGGAACTACAGTAGCCGAAGGTGAGCGAGCACCAGTTGTACCAGGAAACAATCAGCCGTTGCCCTCTGGTCACCCGCAGCAAGATGTACCAGTGCCAGGACATTCTTAG
- the LOC121897961 gene encoding nucleobindin-2-like isoform X2, whose translation MVMLKSKALARCGLVLLSLWLCIQSVPINVDKTKEKPEEEELAAPQSADTGLHYDRYLREVIEYLEKDPHFKEKLKNANMEDIKQGKLSKELDFVHHNFRTKLDELKREEMNRLRMLLKAKHDIQGGNGLTVDHQALLKQFEHLNHINPHTFEVEDLDRLIKSATNDLENFDKDRHDEFKRYEIMKEHERRERLKNMNEEDRLKEEQHYEEMKKKHADHPKVNHPGSQDQLKEVWQDTDGLDPADFDPKTFFKMHDTNGDGFFDESELEALFTKELEKVYDHNNEEDDMVEMEEERLRMREHVMNEVDTNKDRLVSLDEFIAATKKDEFLEKDEWETLDNNPVYTEEEMKEYEQHLANEANDINKKSDELQKQREELERKQEELNAQKIGLQQAVEEMEKLKAQKAEVKQPGTTVAEGERAPVVPGNNQPLPSGHPQQDVPVPGHS comes from the exons ATGGTGATGTTGAAGAGTAAAGCCTTGGCCCGTTGTGGATTGGTTCTGCTGAGCTTGTGGCTGTGCATCCAGTCAGTGCCTATCAATGTGGACAAGACCAAAGAAAAGCCTGAAGAGGAGGAACTAGCGGCACCACAGAGTGCT GACACTGGGCTACACTACGACCGCTACCTCAGGGAAGTCATTGAGTACCTGGAGAAAGACCCTCACtttaaagaaaagttaaaaaatgcCAACATGGAGGACATCAAG CAAGGCAAACTTTCCAAAGAGTTGGACTTTGTTCACCACAATTTTCGGACCAAGCTGGATGAGCTGAAGAGGGAGGAGATGAACAGGCTGCGGATGCTCCTCAAAGCCAAACATGACATCCAGGGGGGGAACG GCCTGACAGTGGACCACCAGGCTTTGCTGAAACAGTTTGAGCACCTCAACCACATAAATCCACACACTTTCGAGGTGGAGGACCTGGACCGCCTCATCAAATCG gCCACAAACGACCTGGAAAACTTTGACAAGGATCGCCACGATGAGTTCAAGAGGTACGAGATTATGAAGGAGCACGAGAGGAGGGAACGTCTGAAGAACATGAACGAGGAGGACCGCTTGAAGGAGGAGCAGCACTAcgaggagatgaagaagaaacacGCTGACCATCCTAAAGTTAACCACCCT GGCAGTCAAGACCAGCTGAAGGAGGTGTGGCAGGACACAGACGGTTTGGACCCAGCAGACTTTGATCCCAAGACCTTCTTCAAAATGCATG ACACCAACGGAGACGGCTTCTTTGACGAGAGCGAGCTTGAAGCCCTCTTCACTAAAGAG CTGGAGAAGGTTTACGACCACAATAATGAAGAAGATGACATGGttgagatggaggaagagagactGCGAATGAGAGAGCATGTTATGAACGAG GTGGACACCAACAAAGACAGACTCGTGTCACTGGACGAGTTCATCGCGGCCACTAAGAAAGACGAGTTCCTCGAAAAAGACGAGTGGGAG ACTTTGGATAATAACCCCGTGTACACCgaagaggagatgaaagagTACGAACAGCACCTGGCCAATGAGGCGAATGACATCAACAAGAAGTCGGACgagctgcagaaacagagagaggagctcGAAAGGAAACAGGAAGAACTGAATGCTCAGAAGATAGGCCTGCAGCAG GCAGTAGAAGAAATGGAAAAGTTAAAAGCCCAAAAAGCTGAAGTCAAAC AGCCGGGAACTACAGTAGCCGAAGGTGAGCGAGCACCAGTTGTACCAGGAAACAATCAGCCGTTGCCCTCTGGTCACCCGCAGCAAGATGTACCAGTGCCAGGACATTCTTAG
- the si:dkey-10o6.2 gene encoding UPF0676 protein C1494.01: MSIPVVDFSAFRLSEKEVSDEQLHNLSKEMKTAFTDVGFVFLENTGITPEEVDRLMDISKRFFLQPDEQKQPFSRKSFANNPNHGWVSLETERLNPLQPGDLKEAFNTASLRPDIKWPSAEFQEIQRSFFMRCKDLSLRVLRVMAHSLGLDPEVFLGAHRLIGTDGNATTLRSLYYPPVNREQAKEGQLRCGEHSDYGSITLLFQGSEGLQVRSRSGEYIDAPCIAGAVLINIADLMQRWTSDYFVSARHRVLLPPAGDSSTRQSLAFFVQPDDKALITCFDGSDKYPPVTAGDYIIERFNESYGRS, translated from the exons atgagCATCCCAGTGGTGGACTTCAGCGCCTTCAGGCTGAGTGAGAAAGAAGTTTCTGATGAGCAGCTGCACAATTTAAGCAAAGAGATGAAAACAGCTTTCACAGACGTTGGCTTTGTGTTTCTTGAAAATACCGGGATTACTCCGGAGGAG GTAGATCGTCTAATGGACATATCGAAGAGATTCTTCCTGCAGCcagatgaacaaaaacaacctTTCAGCAGGAAAAGCTTCGCCAATAATCCGAACCACGGCTGGGTGTCTTTGGAGACTGAGAG GTTGAATCCACTTCAACCTGGAGATTTAAAGGAGGCGTTCAACACCGCTTCACTGCGCCCTGACATA AAATGGCCGTCAGCAGAGTTCCAGGAGATCCAGAGGTCTTTCTTCATGCGCTGTAAAGACCTGAGTCTGCGGGTGCTGAGGGTGATGGCCCACAGTCTGGGTCTGGACCCCGAGGTGTTTCTTGGTGCGCATCGTCTTATAGGAA CTGATGGGAACGCCACGACGCTGCGGTCTCTGTACTACCCTCCAGTGAACAGAGAGCAGGCGAAGGAGGGTCAGCTGCGATGTGGAGAGCATTCAGACTACGGCAGCATCACCTTGTTGTTCCAGGGATCGGAGGGTCTGCAG GTACGAAGTCGTTCAGGTGAATACATCGATGCTCCCTGCATCGCCGGAGCAGTCCTCATCAACATCGCGGACCTGATGCAGCGCTGGACCAGTGATTACTTTGTCTCTGCG CGCCACAGAGTtttgctgccccctgctggtgaCTCCAGCACACGTCAGTCCCTGGCTTTCTTCGTCCAGCCGGATGACAAGGCTCTGATCACCTGTTTTGACGGCTCCGACAAATACCCACCTGTTACAGCTGGCGACTACATCATCGAGCGCTTCAACGAGTCCTATGGACGAAGCTGA
- the LOC121897960 gene encoding 1-acylglycerol-3-phosphate O-acyltransferase Pnpla3-like: MFDLKKEWSISFAGCGFMGIYYVGATSCILERFPGFIRDASKIYGASAGALMASVLSVGIPLEKCCADLMFMAKEARKHKLGPLHPAYNLLQIVKDSLQRGLPEDAHVRASGKLCVSLTRVSDGKNVLVSEFDSREELVQALVCSCFVPFYCGVIPPTYRGVHYVDGAVSDNLPRCHLKNTITFSAYAGESDVCPRGSTLNFHEVRFNNVSIQVNTENMYRVASTFFPPEPEAMAEICQNGYVDALRFLQENNLISSECPLRSLETDIPKPVCCELAKEPAEAEESNEDTQQRGMKAPRDEHWWLDPQLIDRLPVNLKKALCEACRETRTAGGLLSQVTELLPDKVTSYLRIPCTLPVESACSLAQRLVDWIPDVPRDMSWFYGVAGDIYKKAWKVKVEDCESEVALRRSTSMPLGLNLWNNRKEDVNALPLTPETTPTSSLTFTWNTNTESDHVSLTPPPTPTFCPEFGEATVESPKSAGRSWGLGLGRAVGWIRHSASEQGSNIEKSEDSMSFSEFK; the protein is encoded by the exons atgtttgatttgaagaAAGAATGGAGCATCTCCTTTGCAGGTTGCGGTTTTATGGGGATTTATTATGTTGGTGCCACCAGTTGTATCCTTGAACGGTTCCCAGGCTTCATACGAGACGCTTCTAAGATCTATGGAGCCTCTGCAGGTGCTCTGATGGCTTCTGTTCTTTCTGTAGGAATCCCACTAG AGAAATGCTGTGCTGATTTGATGTTTATGGCTAAAGAGGCCAGAAAGCACAAACTTGGACCCCTGCATCCAGCTTACAACCTGCTGCAGATAGTAAAGGACTCTCTGCAGAGGGGCCTACCAGAAGACGCACACGTTCGTGCCTCTGGGAAGCTCTGCGTGTCCCTGACCAGAGTCTCTGATGGGAAGAACGTACTGGTGTCGGAGTTCGACAGCAGGGAGGAGCTCGTTCAG GCCCTTGTATGCAGCTGCTTCGTCCCTTTCTACTGTGGTGTTATTCCACCCACCTACCGCGGAGTG CATTACGTGGACGGTGCTGTCAGTGACAACTTGCCTCGCTGTCACCTGAAGAACACGATCACCTTCTCCGCGTATGCCGGTGAGAGCGACGTCTGCCCCCGAGGGAGCACGCTCAACTTCCACGAGGTGCGCTTCAACAACGTCAGCATCCAGGTCAACACGGAGAACATGTACAGAGTCGCCAGCACCTTCTTCCCCCCGGAGCCTGAG GCAATGGCTGAAATCTGCCAGAATGGATACGTGGATGCTCTCCGCTTCCTGCAAGAGAACA ATCTAATCAGCAGTGAGTGTCCTCTGAGAAGTTTGGAGACGGACATTCCCAAACCTGTTTGTTGTGAGCTGGCAAAGGAGCCGGCTGAAGCTGAAGAGTCCAACGAGGACACACAACAGAGAGGAATGAAAGCACCTCGGGATGAGCACTGGTGGCTGGATCCACAGCTCATAGACAGGCTCCCAGTTAACTTAAAAAAAG CGTTGTGTGAAGCCTGTAGAGAGACGCGTACTGCTGGTGGTCTGTTGTCTCAGGTCACTGAGCTCCTGCCAGACAAAGTGACGTCATACCTGCGGATCCCCTGTACTCTGCCGGTGGAGTCGGCCTGCTCTCTGGCCCAGAG ACTAGTAGACTGGATTCCTGACGTGCCCAGGGATATGAGCTGGTTCTACGGCGTGGCTGGAGACATCTATAAAAAAGCTTGGAAGGTCAAGGTGGAGGACTGTGAAAG TGAGGTGGCTCTGCGCCGATCTACAAGCATGCCATTAGGCCTGAACCTGTGGAATAATAGAAAAGAAGATGTAAATGCTCTCCCACTGACACCAGAGACCACTCCCACCTCCAGCCTTACCTTTACCTggaacacaaacactgagtcGGACCACGTGTCCCTGACTCCACCCCCTACACCCACCTTCTGCCCTGAGTTTGGTGAAGCCACCGTGGAGTCACCAAAAAGCGCAGGTAGAAGTTGGGGTTTGGGTCTGGGCAGAGCTGTGGGGTGGATCCGACATAGTGCATCTGAGCAAGGTTCAAACATCGAGAAGTCTGAAGACTCTATGTCCTTTTCTGAATtcaagtaa
- the LOC121897753 gene encoding patatin-like phospholipase domain-containing protein 2, producing the protein METSEKMFNWDEEWNISFAGCGFRSIYYLGALSCILERVPQLVQGASKICGASSGCLVAAALTVGFPIEQLCVDVLTVAKEARKNTLGVFHPTFSLLRTVRDSLLEKLPHDAHLRASGKLCVSLTRLTDGKNVLVSEFDSREELIQVLMCSCFFPVYCGFMPPSYRGVHYMDGALSNNMPLLEQRNTITMAPFSGESDICPREGTFNFVEVHYGNVSIQVNTGNVHRVYTSFLPPRIEKLAEICNNGYVDALRFLGDRDLLGTQCLPPSLVAVTDTVKPACCGLMKESTQAQESRKTTLNGLNSPQEEHRWLDVKVIENLPVSLKKVLCEACRDSHTGGGRWSHLTEFLLVKVVLYLLALLTLPIQLTFLLTKSMILSGCTVICRLSTLTADLCRQTWSSGGEDTSSVSAGQNCSSFSSGSDLRNNNKNIQSLTSTLTPNSQNLRLDDLLSLTSTCSSPSNLLATNTSTSGKLTLNHRSKQTHHQP; encoded by the exons ATGGAAACATCAGAGAAGATGTTTAACTGGGATGAGGAGTGGAACATCTCTTTCGCAGGCTGTGGATTCAGGAGTATTTACTACCTGGGAGCTTTGAGCTGTATCCTCGAGCGGGTCCCGCAGCTGGTTCAGGGAGCTTCCAAAATCTGTGGAGCTTCATCTGGTTGTCTCGTGGCTGCAGCTTTGACTGTTGGGTTTCCAATCG AACAActctgtgttgatgttttgacTGTGGCGAAAGAGGCCAGAAAAAACACTCTGGGAGTTTTCCATCCGACCTTCAGTCTGCTGAGGACAGTACGGGACTCCCTGCTGGAGAAGCTTCCACATGACGCCCACCTTCGGGCCTCTGGAAAGCTCTGTGTGTCCCTCACCAGACTTACAGATGGGAAGAACGTGTTGGTGTCCGAGTttgacagcagagaggagctCATTCAG GTTTTGATGTGCAGCTGCTTTTTCCCTGTTTACTGTGGTTTCATGCCACCTTCATATCGTGGAGTG CACTACATGGACGGAGCGCTGAGCAACAACATGCCGTTGTTAGAGCAGAGAAACACCATCACTATGGCCCCGTTCTCAGGCGAGAGTGACATCTGCCCCAGAGAGGGTACGTTCAACTTCGTCGAGGTGCACTACGGCAACGTCAGCATCCAGGTCAACACCGGCAACGTGCACCGGGTCTATACGTCCTTCCTCCCACCCAGGATTGAG aaaCTGGCTGAAATCTGCAACAATGGCTACGTGGATGCTCTCCGTTTCCTGGGAGACAGAG ATCTGCTTGGAACACAGTGTCTTCCTCCCAGTTTGGTGGCGGTGACGGACACAGTGAAGCCTGCTTGTTGCGGGCTGATGAAGGAGTCGACTCAAGCGCAAGAATCCAGAAAGACGACGTTGAACGGACTGAACTCTCCTCAGGAAGAGCATCGCTGGCTGGACGTGAAAGTCATAGAGAACCTGCCAGTGAGCCTCAAGAAAG tgctgTGTGAGGCGTGCAGGGACAGTCATACTGGTGGCGGTCGGTGGTCTCATCTCACTGAGTTCCTTCTGGTCAAAGTGGTTTTGTATCTGCTGGCCCTCCTCACTCTGCCCATTCAGCTGACCTTCTTACTCACAAAAAG CATGATACTATCAGGCTGCACAGTGATCTGCAGGCTGTCGACGCTGACCGCAGATCTCTGCAGACAGACGTGGAGCAGTGGAGGCGAGGACACCAGCAG TGTGTCTGCAGGACAGAACTGCAGCAGCTTCTCCTCTGGTTCAGACctcagaaacaacaacaaaaacattcaatctTTGACCTCAACGCTCACTCCGAATTCCCAAAACCTTCGTTTGGATGACCTCCTCTCGCTCACCTCGACCTGTTCAAGTCCATCCAACCTCCTCGCCACCAACACGTCAACATCTGGCAAACTGACTTTAAACCAcagaagtaaacaaacacatcatcaaCCGTAA
- the tdg.1 gene encoding thymine DNA glycosylase, tandem duplicate 1 isoform X1, whose translation MEEKLNGSLPVVSPEYLHQWVQSAQQFQALQAQHSGFNPNHQFHYPETQKGETAMAHMANLEPMMDQQEPANLAKPAAKKRGRAAQPKEPKPPKPPKVPKAPKPPKDPNAPKAKPGPKPKKGAEAQADGKQEKIDESFKKVKRKVDRFKGMSEEEVMKKTLPDLLDYNLDYVIIGINPGLMAAYIGRWFPGPGNHFWKCLFLSGFTEEQLNHMHDTTLPVKYKMGFTNMVARATPGSKDLSSKELREGGKILTEKLKKYKPLIAVFNGKCIYEMFCRELFGKKPQKLDFGLQPHKIPDCDVALYLMPSSSARCAQFPRAQDKVHFYIKLRELRDQLRGIQRSTEIEEIDYRFDLQLAKEDAKRMAIKEEQYDPGYEDAYGGAYTERGPEGGLAQTQTNGHCTFSSGENTEGAQSATTSLTAAGQLPDGQWMTQSFADQIPDISGGPKDGSI comes from the exons ATGGAAGAAAAGCTGAATGGATCACTGCCTGTTGTGTCCCCGGAGTATCTTCATCAGTG GGTCCAGTCAGCCCAGCAGTTTCAGGCTCTCCAGGCTCAACATTCTGGCTTCAACCCCAATCATCAGTTTCACTACCCTGAGACGCAGAAGGGAGAGACGGCCATGGCACACATGGCTAATCTAGAACCCATGATGGACCAGCAGGAACCTGCCAACCTGGCAAAAC CCGCAGCCAAAAAGAGAGGCAGAGCAGCTCAACCCAAGGAACCCAAACCACCCAAACCACCAAAAGTCCCTAAGGCACCAAAGCCACCCAAGGACCCAAATGCACCTAAAGCCAAACCAGGTCCTAAGCCCAAGAAGGGCGCTGAGGCTCAGGCAGACGGCAAGCAGGAGAAGATCGACGAGAGCTTCAAGAAGGTGAAGAGGAAAGTGGACCGCTTCAAGGGAATGTCAGAGGAGGAAGTCATGAAAAAAACTCTTCCAGACCTGCTGGACTACAACCTGGACTATGTCATT attggTATCAATCCAGGGTTGATGGCAGCTTACATCGGACGATGGTTTCCAGGTCCTGGAAATCATTTTT GGAAGTGCCTGTTTTTGTCTGGATTTACTGAAGAGCAGCTCAACCACATGCATGACACCACTCTGCCTGTTAAGTACAAAATGGGTTTTACCAACATGGTGGCCAGGGCGACACCAGGGAGCAAAGACCTCTCAAG TAAAGAGTTACGTGAAGGAGGAAAAATTCTCACAGAGAAACTGAAGAAATACAAACCTCTTATTGCTGTTTTCAATGGAAAAT GCATATACGAAATGTTCTGCAGAGAGCTGTTTGGTAAAAAACCACAGAAGCTTGACTTTGGTTTGCAGCCACACAAGATCCCAGACTGTGACGTG GCTCTGTATCTGATGCCTTCATCTAGTGCTCGTTGTGCCCAGTTCCCTCGTGCTCAGGACAAAGTTCACTTCTACATCAAACTGAGGGAGCTCAGAGATCAGCTGCGGGGCATCCAAAGAAGCACTGAAATCGAGGAGATTGACTACAGGTTTGACCTGCAGTTGGCCAAAG AGGATGCCAAGAGGATGGCGATTAAGGAGGAGCAGTACGATCCTGGTTATGAAGATGCCTACGGCGGAGCGTATACAGAGAGAGGACCTGAGGGGGGCCTGGCTCAGACCCAGACCAACGGTCACTGTACATTTTCATCTGGTGAAAACACAG AAGGAGCACAGAGCGCGACCACATCACTGACCGCAGCGGGTCAGCTCCCGGACGGACAGTGGATGACCCAGTCTTTCGCAGATCAGATACCAGACATCAGCGGCGGACCAAAGGACGGCAGCATATGA
- the tdg.1 gene encoding thymine DNA glycosylase, tandem duplicate 1 isoform X2: MAHMANLEPMMDQQEPANLAKPAAKKRGRAAQPKEPKPPKPPKVPKAPKPPKDPNAPKAKPGPKPKKGAEAQADGKQEKIDESFKKVKRKVDRFKGMSEEEVMKKTLPDLLDYNLDYVIIGINPGLMAAYIGRWFPGPGNHFWKCLFLSGFTEEQLNHMHDTTLPVKYKMGFTNMVARATPGSKDLSSKELREGGKILTEKLKKYKPLIAVFNGKCIYEMFCRELFGKKPQKLDFGLQPHKIPDCDVALYLMPSSSARCAQFPRAQDKVHFYIKLRELRDQLRGIQRSTEIEEIDYRFDLQLAKEDAKRMAIKEEQYDPGYEDAYGGAYTERGPEGGLAQTQTNGHCTFSSGENTEGAQSATTSLTAAGQLPDGQWMTQSFADQIPDISGGPKDGSI, from the exons ATGGCACACATGGCTAATCTAGAACCCATGATGGACCAGCAGGAACCTGCCAACCTGGCAAAAC CCGCAGCCAAAAAGAGAGGCAGAGCAGCTCAACCCAAGGAACCCAAACCACCCAAACCACCAAAAGTCCCTAAGGCACCAAAGCCACCCAAGGACCCAAATGCACCTAAAGCCAAACCAGGTCCTAAGCCCAAGAAGGGCGCTGAGGCTCAGGCAGACGGCAAGCAGGAGAAGATCGACGAGAGCTTCAAGAAGGTGAAGAGGAAAGTGGACCGCTTCAAGGGAATGTCAGAGGAGGAAGTCATGAAAAAAACTCTTCCAGACCTGCTGGACTACAACCTGGACTATGTCATT attggTATCAATCCAGGGTTGATGGCAGCTTACATCGGACGATGGTTTCCAGGTCCTGGAAATCATTTTT GGAAGTGCCTGTTTTTGTCTGGATTTACTGAAGAGCAGCTCAACCACATGCATGACACCACTCTGCCTGTTAAGTACAAAATGGGTTTTACCAACATGGTGGCCAGGGCGACACCAGGGAGCAAAGACCTCTCAAG TAAAGAGTTACGTGAAGGAGGAAAAATTCTCACAGAGAAACTGAAGAAATACAAACCTCTTATTGCTGTTTTCAATGGAAAAT GCATATACGAAATGTTCTGCAGAGAGCTGTTTGGTAAAAAACCACAGAAGCTTGACTTTGGTTTGCAGCCACACAAGATCCCAGACTGTGACGTG GCTCTGTATCTGATGCCTTCATCTAGTGCTCGTTGTGCCCAGTTCCCTCGTGCTCAGGACAAAGTTCACTTCTACATCAAACTGAGGGAGCTCAGAGATCAGCTGCGGGGCATCCAAAGAAGCACTGAAATCGAGGAGATTGACTACAGGTTTGACCTGCAGTTGGCCAAAG AGGATGCCAAGAGGATGGCGATTAAGGAGGAGCAGTACGATCCTGGTTATGAAGATGCCTACGGCGGAGCGTATACAGAGAGAGGACCTGAGGGGGGCCTGGCTCAGACCCAGACCAACGGTCACTGTACATTTTCATCTGGTGAAAACACAG AAGGAGCACAGAGCGCGACCACATCACTGACCGCAGCGGGTCAGCTCCCGGACGGACAGTGGATGACCCAGTCTTTCGCAGATCAGATACCAGACATCAGCGGCGGACCAAAGGACGGCAGCATATGA